Proteins encoded within one genomic window of Persephonella sp.:
- a CDS encoding alanine--glyoxylate aminotransferase family protein, protein MFIKERLFTPGPVPLPPQVIKALGQQIIHHRTPEFTKIFLDVRKKLQKLLKTERDVILLASSGTGGMEASVLNFFRKGDRVLIINAGKFGQRWKELAETFELKVIDYEISWGKTYDKEKVLQIIGEFPDIKGIFVQQSETSTTTYHDVKFLGEVSNKLEDCILVVDGITSVGVYEVYPEELGIDVLITGSQKALMLPPGLAVVYFSKKAEKRLEKSNIPKYYFDLKKEAKKQKNGQTAYTPAINLIIALNESLSLMLDEGIENLAKRHHILAEATREAVKEIGLKLLSESPSNSATGVYSPAGINADDLRKQLLKIGFRVAGGQDHLKGKIFRIAHMGYFDFNDIIQVISGLEMALYKIGFDIEIGKGVKKAQKIILENS, encoded by the coding sequence ATGTTTATAAAGGAGAGGCTGTTTACCCCTGGTCCAGTTCCTCTTCCACCCCAGGTTATAAAAGCTCTCGGACAGCAGATAATACACCACAGAACACCTGAGTTTACTAAGATATTTTTAGATGTAAGAAAAAAACTCCAGAAACTTCTGAAAACAGAAAGAGATGTTATTCTTCTTGCATCTTCAGGAACTGGAGGAATGGAAGCCTCTGTTCTTAATTTCTTCAGGAAAGGAGACAGGGTTCTAATTATCAATGCTGGAAAATTTGGACAGAGATGGAAAGAGCTTGCAGAAACCTTTGAGCTTAAGGTAATAGATTATGAGATATCCTGGGGTAAAACTTACGATAAAGAAAAAGTTCTCCAGATTATAGGAGAGTTTCCTGATATAAAAGGTATATTTGTCCAGCAGTCTGAAACTTCAACAACAACCTATCACGATGTTAAGTTTCTGGGAGAAGTTTCAAACAAACTTGAAGACTGTATTCTTGTTGTTGACGGAATTACATCTGTAGGTGTTTATGAGGTTTATCCTGAAGAGCTTGGAATAGATGTTCTTATAACAGGCTCCCAGAAAGCACTTATGCTTCCTCCCGGACTTGCTGTTGTTTATTTCAGTAAAAAGGCAGAAAAAAGACTGGAAAAGAGCAACATTCCGAAATATTACTTTGATCTAAAAAAAGAGGCAAAAAAACAGAAAAATGGTCAGACAGCATATACACCGGCAATAAATCTGATAATCGCTCTTAATGAGAGCCTCAGCCTGATGCTTGATGAAGGAATTGAAAACCTTGCAAAAAGGCACCACATATTGGCAGAAGCTACAAGGGAGGCTGTAAAAGAAATAGGACTTAAACTTCTCTCTGAAAGCCCATCAAACTCTGCAACAGGTGTTTACTCTCCTGCGGGAATAAATGCAGATGATTTAAGAAAACAGCTTCTAAAAATAGGGTTTAGAGTTGCAGGAGGACAGGATCATCTCAAAGGGAAGATATTCAGGATAGCCCATATGGGTTATTTTGATTTTAATGACATTATTCAGGTTATATCAGGGCTTGAGATGGCTTTGTATAAGATAGGATTTGATATTGAGATTGGCAAAGGTGTAAAAAAAGCCCAAAAAATCATTCTTGAAAACTCATAA
- a CDS encoding phosphoserine phosphatase PspA — MAVRIIYVRHAESLWNPIGKYQGRLDPELSERGHKQAELLALTLKKYNPTALYSSPLKRTYMTAEYISKELGLEIQIDEDIIEIDHGEWSGMLVEEVKEKYPDLFRQWLYEPEKIKFPHGETLVDVFNRVKRFQEKMLEKHEGETVVAVSHTVPIRASFVAGLDLPLAKFWSFGCDNASYSILEYEKVRPILYKVNNTYFLGDLFIPALDAL, encoded by the coding sequence TTGGCAGTAAGGATTATATATGTCAGACATGCTGAGAGTTTATGGAACCCTATCGGAAAATATCAGGGAAGGCTTGATCCTGAACTATCTGAAAGAGGGCACAAACAGGCTGAGCTTCTTGCACTTACCCTAAAAAAATATAACCCAACAGCCCTTTACTCAAGCCCTCTTAAAAGAACATACATGACAGCCGAATATATATCAAAAGAGCTTGGACTTGAAATACAAATAGATGAAGACATAATAGAGATTGACCACGGTGAATGGTCAGGAATGCTTGTTGAAGAGGTAAAAGAAAAATATCCTGATCTTTTTAGACAGTGGCTTTACGAACCTGAAAAGATTAAATTTCCTCATGGTGAAACACTTGTTGATGTTTTTAATAGAGTTAAAAGATTTCAGGAAAAGATGCTTGAAAAACACGAAGGAGAAACTGTTGTTGCTGTCTCTCACACAGTCCCCATAAGAGCATCTTTTGTGGCTGGGCTTGATCTTCCCCTTGCTAAATTCTGGAGTTTTGGGTGTGATAACGCTTCATATTCAATATTAGAGTATGAAAAGGTCAGACCAATTCTTTATAAAGTAAACAACACATACTTTTTAGGGGATCTTTTTATCCCTGCTTTAGATGCGCTGTAA
- the hisZ gene encoding ATP phosphoribosyltransferase regulatory subunit — protein sequence MNIDIPSGTRTFSRAETFQINKILNDISRTFELWAYEEIKLPYFEYLDVHSKGLDEDVVGKSFKLVDRNTGEILCLRADFTAQIARYFSSLKRKSLPKRYYYIGTIFRYSQPKGENLWEKLQTGVELIGSDRLEADAEVIAVACQSLKNLGIDNFQIDINNTRLFSFLKEYVDLNEKDYKLFMEIIKKREIFNIEKFISNKNIDKEIAEFIINIPKLQGDISLIKKLSKKYSLFKDIFNQLLEIYRILDEYGLSEKVVFDLGEPKEFSYYTGIVFEIFIKGFPKPVGQGGRYNTLISKYNGDVPATGFAFDVFNIWEYMKDMGLIKEKNFKDFFIIDLTPEKKYAYRIGKTLREKGYTVGRDIIDRDLKSSLEFAFENRYKKAIAIGLDSSEKEIYIYSSKNEFEKLSIEEFLKKI from the coding sequence ATGAATATAGACATTCCTTCTGGAACAAGAACATTCAGTCGAGCTGAAACCTTCCAGATAAACAAAATCCTGAATGATATTAGCAGAACATTTGAGCTGTGGGCTTATGAAGAGATAAAACTTCCTTATTTTGAATATCTTGATGTTCATAGTAAAGGTCTTGATGAAGATGTTGTGGGAAAAAGCTTCAAATTAGTTGACAGGAATACCGGTGAGATACTGTGTTTGAGGGCTGATTTTACAGCACAGATAGCAAGATATTTCTCATCTTTAAAAAGAAAATCACTCCCAAAAAGATACTACTACATAGGAACTATATTCAGATATTCACAGCCAAAAGGTGAAAACCTTTGGGAAAAGTTACAGACAGGTGTTGAGCTTATCGGGTCAGATAGACTTGAGGCAGATGCTGAAGTGATAGCTGTGGCATGCCAATCTTTAAAAAATTTAGGAATAGATAATTTTCAGATAGATATCAACAACACAAGATTGTTCAGCTTTCTAAAAGAGTATGTTGATCTTAATGAAAAAGATTACAAACTGTTTATGGAAATAATAAAAAAACGGGAGATATTCAATATTGAAAAATTTATATCTAATAAAAATATAGATAAAGAAATAGCAGAGTTTATTATTAATATTCCTAAACTTCAGGGAGATATTTCTCTCATTAAAAAACTTTCAAAAAAATATTCCCTCTTTAAAGATATCTTCAATCAGCTTTTGGAAATTTACAGAATACTTGATGAATACGGGCTTTCTGAAAAGGTTGTTTTTGATCTTGGGGAACCTAAGGAATTTTCATACTATACAGGAATAGTTTTTGAAATTTTTATAAAAGGATTTCCTAAACCTGTGGGACAGGGAGGCAGATATAACACCCTTATTTCAAAATACAACGGAGATGTTCCGGCTACAGGTTTTGCCTTTGATGTTTTTAACATATGGGAATATATGAAAGATATGGGTCTTATAAAAGAAAAAAACTTTAAAGATTTTTTCATAATAGACCTTACGCCTGAAAAAAAATATGCATACAGAATAGGTAAGACATTAAGAGAAAAAGGGTACACAGTTGGCAGGGACATAATAGATAGAGATCTTAAGAGCTCTCTGGAATTTGCTTTTGAAAATAGATACAAAAAAGCTATAGCTATCGGACTGGACAGCAGTGAAAAAGAGATATATATTTATTCATCTAAAAATGAGTTTGAAAAGCTGAGTATTGAAGAATTTTTAAAAAAAATATAG